The Rhodospirillales bacterium genome window below encodes:
- a CDS encoding ATP-binding domain-containing protein — GLMREWVQDPASDFHFVECVDAEDGVAKILQIVRDRIPARHGLDPIRDVQVLCPMNRGGLGARSLNIDLQQALNPPGELHVERFGSTYGIGDKVMQVENDYDKEVYNGDLGVVRAIDAEASEMVLEFESRGLTYGFGELDEIALAYATTIHKSQGSEYPAVVIPLTTQHYPMLQRNLLYTAVTRGKRLVVVVGQKKALAIAVKRKQTGRRWSKLREWLAGCVG; from the coding sequence AGGGCCTGATGCGGGAGTGGGTGCAGGATCCGGCCAGTGACTTTCATTTCGTCGAGTGCGTCGATGCCGAAGATGGCGTCGCCAAGATCCTGCAGATCGTCCGCGACCGCATCCCGGCCCGCCATGGCCTCGATCCGATCCGCGACGTCCAGGTGCTGTGCCCGATGAACCGCGGCGGCCTCGGTGCTCGCTCGTTGAACATCGATCTGCAACAGGCGCTCAATCCGCCGGGCGAATTGCACGTCGAGCGCTTCGGCTCGACCTACGGCATCGGCGACAAGGTGATGCAGGTCGAGAACGACTACGACAAGGAGGTCTACAACGGCGACCTCGGCGTCGTCCGCGCCATCGATGCCGAGGCGTCTGAGATGGTGCTGGAGTTCGAGAGCCGGGGCCTGACCTATGGCTTCGGCGAACTGGACGAGATCGCCCTCGCCTACGCCACCACCATCCACAAGTCGCAGGGTTCGGAATATCCCGCCGTGGTCATCCCGCTGACCACGCAGCATTACCCGATGCTGCAGCGGAACCTGCTGTACACCGCCGTCACTCGCGGCAAGCGGCTGGTCGTCGTGGTCGGCCAGAAGAAGGCCCTGGCGATCGCGGTGAAGAGAAAACAGACCGGGCGAAGGTGGTCGAAGCTGCGGGAGTGGCTGGCCGGATGCGTGGGCTGA